Proteins from a single region of Dyadobacter fanqingshengii:
- a CDS encoding YkvA family protein — protein sequence MISRILKSIFFKTATGKAGRYVQSSARLFELAKDVMGKMNRVGFKENLSEVASSVQLLIRMVRAYAAGEYKGLPWKSLISIVAVLIYFVSPIDLIPDFLPVIGIADDVALIVWLIKTMGGDIAKFSQWEKSEKTINIG from the coding sequence ATGATATCAAGGATTTTAAAGTCAATTTTTTTCAAGACGGCAACCGGAAAGGCTGGCCGTTATGTGCAGAGTTCAGCACGGTTGTTTGAGCTCGCCAAAGATGTAATGGGCAAAATGAACCGGGTGGGGTTCAAGGAAAATTTGTCGGAAGTGGCATCGAGCGTGCAGCTGCTGATCAGGATGGTGAGAGCTTATGCGGCAGGAGAATATAAGGGATTACCATGGAAAAGTCTTATTTCAATTGTTGCGGTTTTGATTTATTTTGTTTCACCAATTGACCTGATTCCGGACTTTCTGCCCGTGATCGGGATCGCAGATGACGTCGCATTGATTGTTTGGCTGATCAAGACAATGGGCGGTGATATTGCAAAATTCAGCCAGTGGGAAAAGAGTGAAAAAACGATTAACATAGGATAA
- the mdh gene encoding malate dehydrogenase, which translates to MKITVVGAGAVGATTADNIIRRELAEEVVLLDIKEGVSEGKSLDMYQTAALLGFNTKPVGSTNDYEKTKGSDVVVITSGLPRKPGMTREELIGINAGIVKGVTENILKYSPDAIIIVVSNPMDTMTYLALKESGIAKEKLIGMGGALDSARFKTYLALAMNASPLDIHGMVIGGHGDTTMIPLTRLATYNGLPVSNFLSTDELEKVAADTMVGGATLTKLIGTSAWYAPGAATLLLVESIVRDQKRIVPCSVYLEGEYGQNDICMGVPVVLGRKGWEKIIKLELTDSEKAAFEKSAEAVRSMNGALNL; encoded by the coding sequence ATGAAGATTACTGTTGTGGGAGCAGGCGCCGTTGGTGCAACTACTGCCGATAATATTATTCGTCGTGAGTTGGCTGAGGAAGTCGTTTTACTGGATATAAAAGAAGGCGTTAGCGAGGGAAAATCGCTGGATATGTATCAAACAGCCGCATTATTGGGCTTCAATACAAAACCTGTCGGCTCAACCAATGATTATGAAAAAACCAAGGGTTCTGATGTGGTTGTGATTACTTCCGGCTTGCCGCGCAAGCCTGGTATGACCCGCGAGGAACTGATCGGGATCAATGCAGGAATCGTAAAGGGAGTTACTGAAAATATTCTTAAATATTCGCCAGACGCCATCATTATCGTGGTTTCCAACCCAATGGATACGATGACTTACCTGGCGCTGAAAGAATCGGGCATCGCGAAAGAAAAACTGATCGGAATGGGTGGCGCTTTGGATAGTGCGCGTTTCAAAACGTATCTGGCACTGGCTATGAACGCTTCTCCGCTGGATATCCACGGAATGGTGATCGGTGGTCACGGTGACACAACCATGATCCCATTGACAAGACTGGCGACTTATAATGGTCTTCCGGTTAGCAATTTCCTTTCCACAGATGAACTGGAAAAAGTGGCGGCGGATACCATGGTCGGCGGCGCAACTTTGACCAAACTCATCGGAACTTCGGCATGGTATGCACCGGGTGCGGCCACATTGCTTTTAGTTGAAAGCATCGTCCGTGATCAAAAACGCATTGTTCCCTGCAGCGTTTATCTGGAAGGTGAATATGGGCAGAATGACATCTGTATGGGTGTTCCGGTTGTGCTGGGTAGAAAAGGCTGGGAAAAGATCATTAAGCTTGAACTGACAGACTCTGAAAAAGCTGCTTTTGAAAAATCGGCCGAGGCTGTAAGATCCATGAATGGCGCATTAAACTTATAA